Below is a genomic region from bacterium.
GGATGATTGCGGGATTCCCGGCCTGGCTCGCCAACTCGGCGGGGGAGGAGGCGAAGCCTCCGAGTGCGAGCGATCAGCGAGTGGAGCGGCCTTCAGGCCGCGACCGGACGCCAGTTCGAATCTGGTCTCGTGCTCCGTATGAGCCCTCGGATTCTCTCGTGTATACGAGAAGTCCGGGGGGGCTCATGTTAGGCCACGGTGACGGATAGCTGACCTGAGTCGGAGCTCCTGAATTTCGCGACGGCCGCCGTACCTCAGTGGACAGATCGGGTCGAATCCCAGCCGTCATCCGTGGCCGGAAACGTGTGATCCTCACGTCGGTAGTAGGCACTGGCGAGCGGCGTCCACTGACACAGGCCCGCCGCGCCGTGGATCTGGATCGCCCGGCCGATGATCGCGGCGACGGGCTCGCTGGTGATCTGCGCGATTTTCGCATCGCCACGTTGTAGCCAGGGTGAGAACGTCCTCGTTGGGACTCTCCCGCGAACGTTGCCAGGAGGAGCGCCGATTCTGAGCTCGTCGGATCGACACGCAGGTCGTTCTCGAGATTGAATGGCGGGTGCCGACGCGCTGCGCTATCACTCTATTTTTCGGGTATCTCCCCGCCGCCTGCCAGGCCACAGAGGCAGCGGCCAAGATGCGGCTACAGCAGCCCCTCACTTCTCGAGCTGAGGCGCGCCGCAAACCACCTCTTCCCCGCCTGTTGTTTGGGTAAGAACGAAGTGCCGAGGCCACGCGGAGCGTGTCGCCCTCGCACGTTGGAGTCTCCTTCTTGCCCAGCGCCCTTGCGCGACCTCTGCCGAACGCCAGCTTCGGCACCTTTCAGCTCTCTGCGTCGATCTCGAACGCCCTCGAGGATTCGGGGTACCGAACGCCGCGTCCCATCCAATCCGAGACCCTTCCTGCCTCCCTGGCCCGTCGAGATGTGTTTGGCCTTGCCCCGACCGGGACAGGGAAGACGGCGGCCTTCGCCGTACCTGTTCTCGAGCACCTTGCGGGCGAGGAGAACGGCGGCACACGTGCGCTCGTCCTCGCGCCGACCAGGGAACTCGCGACGCAGATCGAACAGGAGATCGTCGTCCTTGCTCGCTACACCCACGTATCCACGACCACGGTCTTCGGTGGGTTGTCCGTTCGCGCGCAATCTCGGCGCCTCGAGCAGCATCCCGATATCGTCGTCGGCTGTCCGGGACGGGTCCTCCGCTTGCTCGAGCAAGGGACGATGGATCCGAGCCGCATTGAAATGCTCGTGATCGACGAAGCGGATTGCTTGCTCGACATGGGGTTCAGGCGGCAGCTGATGCGAATCCTCGCGAAGCTGCCGAAAGGAAGACAAATCCTCCTGTTCTCGGCGACGATGTCGCGGGAGATTCGAAGCCTCGCCAACGAGATCCTGTCGAGTCCTCACGTAGTCGACCTGGCGTGTGCACCCTTGAGCGGGAAGACCGAGCACATCCTGTA
It encodes:
- a CDS encoding DEAD/DEAH box helicase, producing the protein MSPSHVGVSFLPSALARPLPNASFGTFQLSASISNALEDSGYRTPRPIQSETLPASLARRDVFGLAPTGTGKTAAFAVPVLEHLAGEENGGTRALVLAPTRELATQIEQEIVVLARYTHVSTTTVFGGLSVRAQSRRLEQHPDIVVGCPGRVLRLLEQGTMDPSRIEMLVIDEADCLLDMGFRRQLMRILAKLPKGRQILLFSATMSREIRSLANEILSSPHVVDLACAPLSGKTEHILYSVPEEGKSDLLNRVLSRRDCATAIVFMRTKHRAREAAQQIRGQGLRAIALQGDMSQSQREQAMTGFREGRFDILVATDIAARGLDVPGVDDVVNFDVPKTPASHIHRVGNAGRSGGAGRACTFVTPNDRQWLRDTEQALGQGTASRISPRPSLVPAFGWPAPASAES